The Setaria italica strain Yugu1 chromosome IX, Setaria_italica_v2.0, whole genome shotgun sequence genome has a window encoding:
- the LOC106804539 gene encoding uncharacterized protein LOC106804539, with the protein MPITFSREDHWVHIPDPRSYPLVVSPVIDRVLLSKVLIDGGSGLNIIFTETLKRVVLPITFSTLDNYRTEHLTFEIANFKTSYHAIFGRPMLARFMAIPNHTYLVMKMPAPKGVFPMFGDIETFYNCDIEVVQLVETLKYSINAIMMLIESKNIDQNQLKIPEIEPTPLALQPDQQVKKISLDLEDPSKTALIGARLFPK; encoded by the exons ATGCCtataaccttctccagggaagATCATTGGGTTCACATCCCGGATCCCAGGTCCTACCCGTTGGTGGTTTCCCCCGTCATAGACAGAGTCCTCCTCTCCAAGGTGTTGATCGACGGcggcagtggcctcaacatcatcttcaccgaaACCCTGAA AAGAGTTGTACTGCCCATCACATTCAGCACGCTAGACAACTACCGCACTGAGCACCTCACCTTTGAGATCGCAAACTTCAAGAcgtcctaccatgccatctttggtaGGCCCATGCTGGCAAGGTTCATGGCAATACCCAACCACACCTACCTTGTCATGAAGATGCCAGCTCCCAAAGGCGTCTTCCCCATGTTTGGCGACATCGAGACATTCTACAACTGTGACATAGAAGTCGTACAGCTCGTCGAGACCCTGAAGTACTCGATCAATGCCATCATGATGCTCATCGAGTCCAAGAACATCGACCAGAACCAACTGAAGATCCCAGAGATAGAGCCGACGCCCCTAGCGCTACAGCCCGACCAGCAAGTCAAGAAGATCAGCCTCGACCTGGAAGACCCCTCCAAGACGGCCCTTATTGGGGCCCGCCTCttccccaaatag